The DNA sequence CTTTAGTGCATTTTACCCAATCGGAAAAGAATGAAAAAGTTTTTCGCCATGACTATGCTGTTTCAGAAGAAGTTCAGAAAGTGATGATTAATGAAGTTACAAACAAATTTAGGAACTATGTCTTTGGAGAATTTTTTTCCACATTTGTTCCGGTCTTGGTGGAATACATGGATGAACATGAGATTAGAATGGAAAAACATCGCTCTATGCTTTTAAACCTTTTTTGGTGCCGTCTGTTGTATGAGTCTAGCCTAATAGACACGATTAGTGTTGTGGAAGAATTTATTGAAGAGAACTATGATTTGATGAAAAAGAAGCCCATATTATTACCATGGTTAAGGGAATGGGAAAAAGCGGTTCCAAAATTTTATTTTGTAGGTCATATTTTTCACAATGGCTATTTTGTTGTAGTAGATATTTTAACGAGAGAGACGACAGAAGTATTGATGCTTGACCCTGAGGCTACGCCACCAAGAAAAGGGGAGATTGTTTTCGGAACGTTGATTCCCTTAGGCAATGGAGACTACTTTCCTATTGTTGATTTTTATCATTTTGACTATCAAGCTAGAGAAGCAATGGCTTCTTGTATGATGTATCACTTTGATAACTTCTTAAAACATGATACGATGCACGATGCATTCCACCACGTTCTTTCAATCATGCTACAAATTGAAAGAAAAATCTTCTTAGACAATCACCAAAATTAATCTTCAAGTAAAATCACTTCACTCGCAAACTTCTCTTTGAATTAGAGCCGGATCAATAGAGTATAAGAGCTTCCTTAGTGGACAAATTGAATCGAACAATATTTTTCCAATAAAAATTAAGAAGGATTAGTAATCATTCTTGATTTAGCTCTATGTATCGTAATATAATGCAGATAAAAGACGGAACATATGTTCTCTGAAAGGGGCATGCTCGGGATGAGTACTGATCATGATCGGTTATTTAAAGAGTTAATTTCTACATTCTTTGAGGAGTTTATCATGTTATTTTTTCCTGAGGCTTTTGAACACTTAGACTTTGAGAATCTTCGTTTCCTTTCACAAGAGTTATTTACTGATGTCACAGAAGGGGATAAGCATGTTGTAGACCTTTTAGTAGAAACGAAATTAAAAGGAGAGGATGGTTTAGTCATTATTCATTTAGAACCACAATCATCTTCACAGAAAAAGTTTAATGAGCGCATGTTTATATACTTTAGTCGTATCTATCAGAAATACCGACGCAAAATTCTTCCTATTGCCATCTTCACTTATGATACTACTCGAGATGAACCAGATTCTTTGACACTTCATTTCCCATTTGCAGATATTCTTCAGTTTAATTACCTCATTGTTGAGCTAAAAAAACAAAATTGGAGAAGCTATATTCGCGAGGATAACCCAGTTGCAGCAGCACTTTTAAGCAAAATGGGGTATACTAAAGAGGAGCGAGTTGAGGTTAAAAAAGAGTTTTTTAGAATATTAATAAGGCTAGAATTAGATACAGCTAGAGAAGCATTACTTACTGGATTTTTTGAATCATATCTAAAATTAAATGCTCAAGAGGAGAGTCAATTAATAAAAGAGGTGAAAGCTATGAACCCAAAGGAGGGTGAAAAGATAATGGAAATCATGACTTCTTATGAAAGGAAAGGTATAAAACAAGGGTTAGAACAAGGCATAGAACAAGGCAGGGAGCAAGAAAGGCTAGAAGTTGCAAAACGAATGTTAGAAAAAGAGAAATCGATTGATGAAATTATTGAGATAACTGGGCTATCGGGAATAGTTGTAGAGAAGTTAAAGAAAGAATTTCCTTCAAGGAAACAGTAATGCAGTTATGCCCCCCCTTGTCTTAGCTGTTATATGATTATAATGTAAAGTCTACGGCAATAACTAATATAAAAAATAGAATTGGAGAATTGTTGTGAGACGGTTTATTTTATTGATTATGATTGTTTTTCTTGCCTATGTGTCAAAGCCGTTATGGGAAGAGCACGTACAACAACTTGATCCTACAACTATTATGGAATCTTTTTCTTCTAAGGTGAATGAGATAAAAGAAGATGAAGCGTTTCTGGCATTGATGGATTCCATAACCCAGCAAATCGATTTGTTACTAGACCCTACAGACGGCCCACGAGAAGAACGAGATGTATTTGAAGACATCGCAGCGCCTGAATTGGCGGAGCCAAGAGAACAACCTTTTTCCATTCATAATGTGGAAATAGGAAATACAAGAGCAGAAGTAGAGGAGATTATCGGCAGAAGTCCAAATAGAAGCACGTTAAATGAATATGGGGGTAACTGGAACACATATCATCATGACTATCAGAATTTTATTATGGTGGCGTATGATGAGGATGATATCGTTCGGGGTCTGTATACGAATCAGGATTTGATTGCTTCTTCAACAGACATAAGTTTAGGTAGTTCCATGCAGTTCGTTCAGGAACAGCTTGGAACTCCTGAATCTGTGATTCGATATGGAACTTTCAACTATCAACTCACAACTAACGGTGAGTATGATGTGTTTCATCTCGACAACAAATATGTCACGATTTTTTACGATCAGCATGAAAACAAAACGGTTACCGCAATGAAAGTCATTGATGATGAATGGGTGCGTAACAAAACTGGTTTATATACGAAACCGAGCCAACAGCTGCAAGAGGGATTTGAATATCAGTTGTTTGATGTGACGAATGCTACTAGGAGAAATCATGGTTTGCCTCTTTTAACTTGGGATGAGCATGTGCGAGGCACGGCCCGAAAGCATAGCCTAGATATGGCAGAAAACGAATATTTCAGTCACACCAATTTACAAGGGCAATCGCCATTCGAACGAATGAAAGAAGACAACATACAGTTTATGATGGCCGCTGAAAACTTGGCATACGGTCAAATCAGTAGCATTTTTGCGCACGAAGGACTAATGAACTCCATAGGACACAGAGAAAATATCCTAAACAAAGACCTTCGTCGTTTAGGTGTTGGCGTAGCGTTCAATGATGATTCAAAACCATATTATACGAAGAAGTATTTTAGCAGCTAGAATTTATGGTTCCTGTCACCAGTACTGCAAACTTATACAGTACAGGGGGCAGGAACTTTATCTGTAACTAAAATATTCTGAAAGTTCAATAAAATATTCACGTTAATCATTGATTCGAGATAATCTCAGTGTTATCTTAACATTATAATGTTAAATCGGACGTACTAAGAAAAACTGTTGGATTACTTTAAATACTCGGTGAATATGCTGCAAGACAAGACAAGGCTCTTTTAATATCGATCCCCATCAAGCTAAGACATCTTTATGTTTGCAACAAAAATACAAGATTAATAGGAGAATATAACATGTCAAACATTGCAAAGCGTTTTTATAAAGGTCGTGTTGCATTAAATGTGTTAGCAAATAGTATAGAAAATGCCAAAGAGGTTTTCGAAGCTGCAGAAGGCTATGTTTTAGTAGGGGTTCTTTCAAAAAATTATTCAACTGTAGAAGAAGCCGTAGTTGCAATGAAAAAATATGGAGAAGAAATTGACGAGGCGGTTTCGATTGGTTTAGGTGCAGGTGATAACCGCCAAGCTGCTGTAGTAGCAGAGATTGCAAAACACTACCAAGGAAGTCATATTAATCAAGTATTCCCGGTAGTTGGGGCAACGCGAGCAAATGTTGGTGAAAAAACAAGTTGGATTAATAGTTTAGTATCCCCAACAGGACGTGTTGGATATGTCAATATCTCAACAGGACCGATTAGTGCTGCACAAAGTGAGCATGCGATAGTACCGATTAAAACCGCCATTGCACTAGTTCGTGATATGGGTGGTGATGCACTGAAATTCTTCCCGATGAAAGGTTTAAACTGTAAAGATGAGTATCGTGCAGTTGCAAAGGCATGTGGAGAAGAAGGATTTTCGTTAGAGCCAACGGGTGGAATCGACAAAGAGAACTTTGAAATGATTTTACGTATTGCTTTAGAAGCTAACGTTCCGAAAGTTATTCCTCATGTGTATTCATCCATTATTAATCAGGAGACTGGGAAAACAAATGTTGAGGATGTTCGTGAGCTACTAAAAACGATGAAGCAATTGGTGTAAGACAGAGGGACAGGTACCTTGTCTTATCTGGTTTCGTAAGTGAATAAGACAGAGGGACCTGTCCCCCTTGTCTTGCCGGGGGAAGTGATGATGATTGATACACGTGAGCCGATAATTGTAGAGTTTCCTATGAGAGGAGAATGGCTTTCTCCGAACACTCCAGGATCGAGAATTCCGAGTCATGGTACAAACAAATTTGGATCAAGGTATGCTTATGACTTTATACAAGTGGATTGGGAAAGAAAGGGATGGCCTGCTTATCGCGTCAGTTTGTCACAATACCTTCTTTTTGGAGTGCCTCTACATGAATATTATTGTTGGGGTCAGGAAGTATATGCACCTTGCGATGGGGTTATTGTTCAAGCAGAGGATGGTTATGAAGAACGAGCACGAACGAATTTACTTTCTGATATGTCTAATGCCTATAAAAATGCCCGTTATTTCGATCCGAAAAAAGACGACGTACAATCAGTTGCTGGCAACTACATCATTATGAAATGTGGTGACAATGTATATGCTGCGTTAGTCCATCTTCAAGTAGGCTCTATTAAGGTCTCAGTTGGACAGAGAATAAAAAAAGGTGAGCTTGTCGGAAGAGTGGGCCATTCAGGTAATTCCTTTGCTCCACATTTACATTTTCAGCTTATGGATAGCAGTGACATCAATACTGCAAACGGGCTGCCTTCCGCTTTTGAACAGTATGAAGTATTTAGAGATGGTGAGTGGAAAAAACAATTTAATTGCATTCCTTCAAATAAAGATAGGATAAGGTTTCATTCATAATCTCTTTTTTAAAGGTCAAAAAAACAACAATTCCTTTAGCAGGGGAATTATCTGGATTAGACAAGAGTGAATTTGAAAAAAAAGAGAGTAATTGGTTATTTTGGAAACAATGACCGTTTCTAAGAACAGACTAAAAACGAGCTTTACCAAGCTCGTTTTTAGTTTTTTTCTTTATAAGATTGTGATTAATGGGGTATAAAGCAATGGCGCGCCCCATTATGTATGTTGGTGAGGCTTCTGGCAAGGAAGAACCGTCCCTATTAGCCTTTCATTTAACCGCCTGCTGCTGGTACGACATTATATCCTTGCTTGGTAAGTAAATCTACAACACTATTTTCACCAACAAGATGCATGGCACCGACAACAACAAAGTAAGTGTCATTATTGTCTCCAAGAATAAACTCTTCAATTTTCTCCGCCATCTTTACATCACGATCGTCAGTAAGTGCTTTAATATATTCTCTGTACTCTTCAGTAGCATCGTCGCCCACATGTCGCATGGCACTTATTGCTTCTATATCGCCATCGATCCACAGCTCCATTAACAAACTTAATTCTTCAACGCCTTCGTCAAATTCTTCTATGGACTTGGCGAGGTCTGCTGCCTGAGCTTCGTCAGACATGGTTTGGATGACTTCTAATTGCTCCCTCATTGTTTCCAGTGCAATTATCTCCATACTATCGTCGGTGGCCCTTTCTAGAAAGTATAAATCAATCCCATACTCTGTTTGGAGTCCGGCCTCTTCTACCATGGCAGTAGTCAATAAATCCTTAGCTACCCAAGGTTTCATGTAGTTAAGGACCGTTTCATTTAATGGTAGTCCATATTCAGAGGTTAAGCTTACAAGACCTTCAAAAGCTTCCTCGCCGAGCTTGTTCTTTAAGTTTCTACCATCTAAAAAGATACCGTCACGTATGGCTATTGCCATCGCTTCCAATTCATTGATGTTAGAAATGTCGACTTCGACGGCTATATAGTCCGACTCTGCAAAGGCCGATTCGATAGAGTCATGTAGAGGATAGAGGTCTTCTACACCGACATGAATGGATCCGAATAAATATACGGTATTTGAGCCTTCTTCTATTTTGTAGAATACTCCTTGTGGGTGAGCGGAGGAATCCTCTAATAGTTGAACGCCAGAATCGGATTCTGTTGGAGCTGCTGTCTCTGCATCTTCACCATCTGGGCTCTCTTCATCAACTCCCTGCTCATCTGAATTCTGATCATGTTCTTCGACTTTCTCGTCCTCGGATACCATATCCATTAATTCGGGAATGTCACATGCAATTAATCCTAATGCTAAGAGTATAGAAAAAACAAAAACGATACAATTCTTCAATGAAACAACTCTCCTCTCGTT is a window from the Evansella cellulosilytica DSM 2522 genome containing:
- a CDS encoding CAP domain-containing protein, whose product is MRRFILLIMIVFLAYVSKPLWEEHVQQLDPTTIMESFSSKVNEIKEDEAFLALMDSITQQIDLLLDPTDGPREERDVFEDIAAPELAEPREQPFSIHNVEIGNTRAEVEEIIGRSPNRSTLNEYGGNWNTYHHDYQNFIMVAYDEDDIVRGLYTNQDLIASSTDISLGSSMQFVQEQLGTPESVIRYGTFNYQLTTNGEYDVFHLDNKYVTIFYDQHENKTVTAMKVIDDEWVRNKTGLYTKPSQQLQEGFEYQLFDVTNATRRNHGLPLLTWDEHVRGTARKHSLDMAENEYFSHTNLQGQSPFERMKEDNIQFMMAAENLAYGQISSIFAHEGLMNSIGHRENILNKDLRRLGVGVAFNDDSKPYYTKKYFSS
- a CDS encoding M23 family metallopeptidase, whose amino-acid sequence is MMIDTREPIIVEFPMRGEWLSPNTPGSRIPSHGTNKFGSRYAYDFIQVDWERKGWPAYRVSLSQYLLFGVPLHEYYCWGQEVYAPCDGVIVQAEDGYEERARTNLLSDMSNAYKNARYFDPKKDDVQSVAGNYIIMKCGDNVYAALVHLQVGSIKVSVGQRIKKGELVGRVGHSGNSFAPHLHFQLMDSSDINTANGLPSAFEQYEVFRDGEWKKQFNCIPSNKDRIRFHS
- the dagF gene encoding 2-dehydro-3-deoxy-phosphogluconate aldolase: MSNIAKRFYKGRVALNVLANSIENAKEVFEAAEGYVLVGVLSKNYSTVEEAVVAMKKYGEEIDEAVSIGLGAGDNRQAAVVAEIAKHYQGSHINQVFPVVGATRANVGEKTSWINSLVSPTGRVGYVNISTGPISAAQSEHAIVPIKTAIALVRDMGGDALKFFPMKGLNCKDEYRAVAKACGEEGFSLEPTGGIDKENFEMILRIALEANVPKVIPHVYSSIINQETGKTNVEDVRELLKTMKQLV
- a CDS encoding TraB/GumN family protein — protein: MKNCIVFVFSILLALGLIACDIPELMDMVSEDEKVEEHDQNSDEQGVDEESPDGEDAETAAPTESDSGVQLLEDSSAHPQGVFYKIEEGSNTVYLFGSIHVGVEDLYPLHDSIESAFAESDYIAVEVDISNINELEAMAIAIRDGIFLDGRNLKNKLGEEAFEGLVSLTSEYGLPLNETVLNYMKPWVAKDLLTTAMVEEAGLQTEYGIDLYFLERATDDSMEIIALETMREQLEVIQTMSDEAQAADLAKSIEEFDEGVEELSLLMELWIDGDIEAISAMRHVGDDATEEYREYIKALTDDRDVKMAEKIEEFILGDNNDTYFVVVGAMHLVGENSVVDLLTKQGYNVVPAAGG
- a CDS encoding Rpn family recombination-promoting nuclease/putative transposase → MLGMSTDHDRLFKELISTFFEEFIMLFFPEAFEHLDFENLRFLSQELFTDVTEGDKHVVDLLVETKLKGEDGLVIIHLEPQSSSQKKFNERMFIYFSRIYQKYRRKILPIAIFTYDTTRDEPDSLTLHFPFADILQFNYLIVELKKQNWRSYIREDNPVAAALLSKMGYTKEERVEVKKEFFRILIRLELDTAREALLTGFFESYLKLNAQEESQLIKEVKAMNPKEGEKIMEIMTSYERKGIKQGLEQGIEQGREQERLEVAKRMLEKEKSIDEIIEITGLSGIVVEKLKKEFPSRKQ